In Natator depressus isolate rNatDep1 chromosome 22, rNatDep2.hap1, whole genome shotgun sequence, the following proteins share a genomic window:
- the CLDN25 gene encoding claudin-25, producing the protein MAWSCNMKVHLGGIFLSFFGWVSSCVATFVPLWKNRNLDLNEMEIWTMGLWQVCVTQEEGIMECKSYESFLALPLDLRVSRILMFLSNGLGLLGFLISSCGLDCCKAWEAKTALKKQLALCGGVIFGISGIMTLIPVSWVAYNTVNEFWDETVPEIVPRWEFGEAMFLGWFAGFFLVVGGLLIVCSACLKGTETPTVPLAAYREPTQVQAPLAMRHWRQHSHPKNADLVI; encoded by the coding sequence ATGGCTTGGAGCTGTAACATGAAGGTTCACCTGGGAGGAATATTTCTCTCATTCTTTGGGTGGGTCTCATCCTGCGTTGCGACTTTTGTGCCACTCTGGAAGAATCGCAACCTGGACTTGAATGAAATGGAGATCTGGACCATGGGGCTTTGGCAAGTCTGCGTAACGCAAGAGGAAGGTATTATGGAATGTAAAAGCTATGAGtctttcttggctctgccactggaccTCAGGGTGTCCAGAATTTTGATGTTCCTCTCTAATGGATTGGGACTTCTTGGATTCTTGATCTCCAGTTGTGGGCTGGACTGTTGCAAGGCCTGGGAAGCAAAAACGGCTCTAAAGAAACAACTGGCGCTTTGCGGAGGAGTGATTTTTGGCATCTCAGGAATTATGACCCTCATTCCAGTTTCCTGGGTCGCCTATAACACCGTAAATGAATTCTGGGATGAAACAGTCCCAGAAATTGTACCTAGATGGGAATTCGGGGAAGCAATGTTCCTGGGCTGGTTTGCTGGATTTTTTCTTGTAGTAGGCGGGCTGCTCATCGTCTGCTCAGCCTGTTTGAAAGGGACAGAAACGCCAACAGTGCCTTTAGCAGCTTACCGTGAACCAACACAGGTGCAAGCTCCATTAGCAATGCGACACTGGCGCCAACATTCACACCCCAAAAACGCTGACCTGGTAATCTAA
- the USP28 gene encoding ubiquitin carboxyl-terminal hydrolase 28 isoform X5, with the protein MRWFTKLPPVLTFELSRFEFNQSLGQPEKIHNKLEFPQIIYMDRYLYSNKEIIQRKREETRKLRKQIAILQQKLERYMKYGSGPSRFPLPDMLQYVLEFASTKLPLVVPSAQDSQMTPAQSPAECCGLNEPLQQNSVLETENTENTEGAASTLINPPAQQELMSKLPQASCLPAEMPECPAPRVVTEEEMSLVRTCLQRWRSEIEQDIQDLKDCITRINQSIGQMYGDPVLRQVPYRLHAVLVHEGQANAGHYWAYIYDQPRKSWLKFNDISVTESSWEELERDSYGGLRNASAYCLMYINDKLSYFVADDDGDAETGQFQKEIELLPPELQNYIQEDNWRLEQEVEEWEQEQSCKIPQIEPSTTSESQDFTSESGQDPSSGCEHSIRSLSSEHARIAKDQTAQAIANTADAYEKNGVEAALYEPEEAEPTKAQLRETALTVQSEQQQDAKGTESAAQPSSQVSEVEIPRVGKILVRSDADGYNEEVMLSPAMQGVILAIAKARQTFDRDGSEAGLVKAFHEEYSRLYLLAKETPAPHNDPRLQHVLVYFLQNSAPKQVVERTLLEQFADRNLSYDERSISIMQVARAKLKEIGPDDVNMEEYKKWHEDYSLFRKVSVYLLTGLELYQNRKYQEALTYLVYAYQSNTTLLMKGPNRGVDESLIALYRRKCLLKLNEMAAALFVSNAEADVLEGINILNELIIPCMHLIINNDISKDDLDAIEVMRNRWCSYLGQEDMDANLQMKLGELLPRLLDCSAEVVILKEPPKIRPNSPYDLCSRFAAVMESIHGAAPVTVK; encoded by the exons ATG CGTTGGTTTACAAAGCTCCCTCCCGTGTTAACCTTTGAACTCTCCCGGTTCGAGTTCAATCAGTCACTAGGGCAGCCAGAGAAGATTCACAACAAACTAGAATTTCCCCAGATTATTTATATGGACAG GTATTTGTACAGCAATAAAGAGATTATTcaaaggaagagagaggagacCAGGAAGTTGAGGAAGCAAATAGCAATTCTGCAGCAGAAATTGGAAAG ATACATGAAATATGGCTCTGGCCCAAGCCGCTTCCCATTACCTGACATGCTGCAGTATGTTCTTGAATTTGCCAGTACAAAGCTACCTTTAGTTGTTCCCTCTGCTCAGGACTCTCAGATGACGCCCGCACAGTCCCCAGCTGAGTGCTGTGGTCTGAATGAACCTCTGCAGCAAAACAG TGTATTAGAAACAGAAAATACTGAGAACACTGAAGGCGCAGCATCCACTCTGATAAACCCTCCAGCCCAGCAAGAATTAATGAGCAAACTTCCCCAGGCCTCCTGTTTACCAGCTGAAATGCCTGAATGCCCAGCTCCTCGTGTGGTCACAGAGGAGGAGATGAGCCTAGTTAGGACGTGCCTGCAGCGATGGAGGAGCGAGATTGAGCAGGACATCCAAG ATCTCAAGGACTGTATTACCAGAATCAATCAATCCATTGGTCAAATGTATGGTGACCCTGTCCTCCGTCAG GTTCCTTATCGCTTGCATGCCGTCCTGGTTCACGAGGGCCAAGCAAATGCTGGTCACTACTGGGCCTACATATATGACCAGCCCCGGAAGAGCTGGCTCAAATTCAATGACATCTCTGTGACAGAATCATCCTGGGAAGAACTGGAGAGAGATTCATATGGAGGCCTGAGGAATGCCAGTGCCTACTGTCTTATGTACATCAATGATAAGCTGTCCTACTTTGTTGCAG ATGATGATGGTGATGCAGAGACAGGACAGTTTCAGAAAGAAATAGAACTTCTGCCACCTGAACTCCAGAATTACATACAAGAGGACAACTGGAGGCTTGAACAGGAGGTGGaggaatgggaacaggagcaATCCTGCAAGATCCCTCAGATAGAGCCTTCAACTACTTCTGAATCTCAGGATTTCACTTCTGAATCAGGACAAG ATCCATCGTCAGGCTGTGAACACAGCATACGCTCGCTGTCCTCCGAACATGCCAGGATTGCAAAGGACCAGACAGCGCAGGCCATTGCAAATACAGCTGATGCCTATGAGAAGAATGGTGTAGAGGCTGCTCTGTATGAG CCAGAGGAGGCAGAACCAACAAAGGCCCAGCTGAGAGAAACAGCCCTTACAGTTCAGTCAGAACAGCAACAAGATGCTAAAGGGACAGAGTCTGCTGCCCAGCCTAGCTCACAGGTCTCTGaagtggagatccccagagtGGGGAAGATTCTGGTTAGATCTGACGCAGATGGATATAATGAGGAG GTGATGCTTAGCCCAGCCATGCAGGGTGTGATCCTCGCTATTGCTAAAGCCCGTCAGACATTTGACCGGGATGGGTCTGAAGCAGGGCTTGTTAAG GCATTCCATGAAGAGTACTCCAGACTGTATCTGCTGGCCAAAGAGACCCCAGCCCCTCACAATGACCCCCGGCTGCAGCACGTGCTCGTCTACTTCTTGCAGAACAGTGCTCCCAAGCAGGTAGTGGAGCGGACCCTCCTGGAGCAGTTTGCAGATAGAAACCTCAGCTATGATGAAAG GTCAATTAGCATTATGCAAGTAGCACGAGCTAAGCTGAAGGAGATTGGCCCTGATGATGTGAATATGGAGGAGTATAAG AAATGGCATGAAGACTACAGTTTATTTCGCAAGGTGTCTGTTTACCTGCTGACAGGGTTGGAACTCTACCAGAATAGAAA gTACCAGGAAGCACTGACCTACCTGGTGTATGCCTACCAAAGTAACACCACGCTGCTGATGAAAGGACCCAACAGAGGGGTGGATGAATCACTGATCGCTTTGTACAGAAGAAAATGCCTCTTG AAGCTGAATGAAATGGCAGCGGCTTTGTTTGTAAGCAATGCGGAGGCGGATGTGTTGGAGGGTATTAACATCCTGAATGAGCTGATCATCCCCTGTATGCACCTCATTATCAATAATGACATCTCCAAGGATGACCTGGATGCCATTGAGGTCATGAGGAACCGCTGGTGCTCTTATCTGGGACAAGAAGACATGGATG CCAACCTGCAAATGAAGCTGGGCGAACTGCTCCCCAGGCTCCTGGACTGCTCTGCAGAGGTGGTCATTCTAAAAGAACCCCCGAAGATCCGGCCCAACTCCCCCTATGACCTCTGCAGCCGCTTCGCAGCCGTGATGGAGTCCATTCATGGGGCCGCACCTGTGACTGTCAAATAA